The Halalkalibacter krulwichiae genome has a segment encoding these proteins:
- a CDS encoding helix-turn-helix domain-containing protein, with protein sequence MKGAEFGPKPLLTKREREVFELLVQDMTTREIAQELFISEKTVRNHISNTMQKLGVKGRSQAVIELIRLGELEI encoded by the coding sequence TTGAAAGGAGCAGAATTCGGACCTAAACCCTTACTTACAAAAAGGGAACGCGAAGTATTTGAACTTCTTGTCCAAGACATGACAACGCGCGAAATCGCTCAAGAACTTTTTATAAGTGAGAAAACCGTACGAAATCACATCTCAAATACGATGCAGAAGCTGGGGGTAAAGGGGCGCTCTCAAGCGGTTATCGAATTGATACGACTAGGAGAACTTGAAATCTAG
- a CDS encoding acyl-CoA thioesterase: MRIPAYIKTSVEEWLEGFKFSGEIKVRFSETDGFGHLNNTNAFVYFEEVRTDFFKHLGFMQKWTSLEYEAMIVVADLQCDYIKQVHFDERLTVSVKVNDIGRSSLDLHYVALNAQNDICLIGRGTVVQINKETGLSLAWDDDFKMLFKQA; the protein is encoded by the coding sequence ATGAGGATTCCTGCTTATATTAAGACGAGTGTCGAAGAATGGTTAGAAGGATTTAAATTTTCGGGCGAGATAAAAGTAAGATTTTCTGAAACGGATGGATTTGGTCATTTGAATAACACAAATGCATTTGTGTATTTTGAAGAAGTAAGAACTGACTTTTTTAAGCATCTTGGTTTTATGCAGAAGTGGACAAGCCTTGAATATGAAGCAATGATCGTTGTAGCGGATTTACAATGTGATTACATAAAGCAAGTGCACTTTGATGAGCGTTTAACCGTTTCAGTGAAAGTAAATGACATTGGTCGCTCTTCTCTTGATTTACACTATGTTGCCTTAAATGCTCAGAATGATATTTGTTTAATTGGAAGAGGAACTGTAGTTCAAATTAATAAAGAAACTGGTCTTTCTTTAGCTTGGGATGATGACTTCAAGATGCTTTTTAAACAAGCATAA
- the sdhB gene encoding succinate dehydrogenase iron-sulfur subunit, whose product MSEKTIKFKVLRQSDPNSAPYEEEFEVPYRPNMNVISALMEFRRNPVNTKGEETTPIAWDMNCLEEVCGACSMVINGKPRQSCTALVDQLEQPIRLEPMKTFPVVRDLMVDRSRMFDSLKKVKAWIPIDGTYDLGPGPRMAETKRQWAYELSKCMTCGVCLESCPNVNSKSEFIGPAPLSQVRLFNAHPTGEMNKEERLETIMGEGGLANCGNSQNCVQSCPKGIPLTTSIAALNRATTLQSFKNFFGA is encoded by the coding sequence ATGAGTGAAAAAACAATCAAATTTAAAGTGTTAAGACAAAGTGACCCAAACAGTGCTCCTTACGAAGAGGAATTTGAGGTACCGTACCGCCCAAATATGAATGTTATTTCAGCGCTTATGGAATTTCGTCGTAACCCTGTTAACACTAAAGGGGAAGAAACTACGCCGATTGCTTGGGATATGAACTGTCTAGAAGAGGTTTGTGGAGCATGTTCAATGGTTATTAATGGAAAGCCACGTCAATCTTGTACAGCGCTAGTTGATCAATTGGAACAACCAATTCGATTAGAGCCTATGAAGACATTCCCAGTAGTACGTGACTTAATGGTTGACCGTAGTCGTATGTTCGATTCACTTAAAAAAGTGAAAGCCTGGATTCCAATTGATGGTACGTACGACCTTGGTCCTGGACCGCGTATGGCTGAAACGAAGCGTCAGTGGGCTTATGAGCTTTCAAAATGTATGACTTGTGGGGTTTGTTTAGAGTCTTGTCCGAATGTAAATAGTAAATCAGAATTTATCGGGCCAGCACCACTTTCTCAAGTTCGTTTATTTAATGCTCATCCAACGGGTGAAATGAATAAAGAAGAACGTCTAGAAACGATTATGGGTGAAGGTGGACTAGCTAATTGTGGTAACTCGCAAAACTGTGTTCAGTCTTGCCCTAAAGGGATCCCATTAACAACATCTATTGCAGCACTAAACCGTGCAACAACATTACAATCATTTAAGAACTTCTTTGGTGCGTAA
- the sdhA gene encoding succinate dehydrogenase flavoprotein subunit — protein MSKGRIIVVGGGLAGLMATIKAAEKGVPVDLFSLVPVKRSHSVCAQGGINGAVNTKGEGDSPWEHFDDTVYGGDFLANQPPVKAMTEAAPGIIHLMDRMGVMFNRTPEGLLDFRRFGGTQHHRTAFAGATTGQQLLYALDEQVRRHEVSGLVTKYEGWEFLSAIVDDEGVCRGVTAQDLKSSEIRSFQSDAVIMATGGPGIIFGKSTNSVINTGYAAAKLYQQGVYYANGEFIQIHPTAIPGDDKLRLMSESARGEGGRVWTYKDGKPWYFLEEKYPAYGNLVPRDIATREIFDVCVEQKLGINGENMVYLDLSHKDPKELDIKLGGIIEIYEKFMGDDPRKVPMKIFPAVHYSMGGMWIDYDQMTNIPGLFAAGECDYSQHGANRLGANSLLSAIYGGMVAGPKAVEYMNGLEKSADSMPSSLYENEVKKEQDAYDSILKMDGKENAYILHKELGEWMTDNVTVVRYNDKLLKTDEKIQELMERYKNININDTAKWSNQGASFTRQLDGMLSLARVITLGAYNRNESRGAHYKPDFPERNDEEFLKTTKAKFNPTTNSPDFEYEEVDTSLIEPRKRDYSQKKQGAVKS, from the coding sequence ATGAGTAAAGGTAGAATTATTGTTGTCGGAGGCGGACTAGCTGGTCTGATGGCAACAATTAAAGCGGCAGAAAAGGGAGTACCTGTTGATCTCTTCTCTTTAGTTCCAGTAAAACGTTCACACTCAGTATGTGCGCAAGGTGGGATTAATGGAGCTGTTAACACAAAAGGTGAAGGTGACTCTCCTTGGGAGCACTTTGATGATACAGTTTACGGAGGGGACTTCTTAGCAAACCAACCTCCAGTTAAAGCGATGACAGAGGCGGCGCCTGGAATCATCCACTTAATGGACCGTATGGGTGTTATGTTTAACCGTACACCAGAAGGTTTACTAGATTTCCGTCGTTTTGGTGGAACACAGCATCACCGTACTGCATTTGCGGGTGCTACAACTGGTCAACAGTTATTATACGCGCTTGATGAGCAAGTACGTCGCCATGAAGTTAGTGGACTAGTAACGAAATATGAAGGGTGGGAGTTCTTATCTGCTATCGTAGATGATGAGGGCGTCTGTCGTGGGGTTACAGCTCAAGATTTAAAATCTTCAGAGATTCGTAGTTTCCAATCTGATGCTGTTATTATGGCAACTGGTGGTCCTGGAATTATCTTCGGTAAGTCAACGAACTCTGTAATTAATACTGGATATGCGGCTGCAAAACTTTATCAACAAGGAGTTTACTATGCAAATGGTGAATTCATTCAAATCCATCCAACGGCGATCCCTGGAGACGACAAATTACGTCTAATGAGTGAATCAGCGCGTGGAGAGGGTGGCCGTGTATGGACGTATAAGGACGGAAAGCCTTGGTATTTCTTAGAAGAAAAGTATCCGGCATACGGAAACCTAGTACCTCGTGATATTGCAACACGTGAAATTTTCGATGTATGTGTTGAGCAAAAGCTTGGAATTAATGGCGAGAACATGGTTTATCTTGATCTTTCCCATAAGGATCCAAAAGAGCTTGATATCAAACTTGGTGGAATCATTGAAATCTATGAGAAATTTATGGGTGATGATCCTCGTAAAGTTCCAATGAAGATCTTCCCAGCTGTTCACTATTCTATGGGTGGAATGTGGATTGATTATGATCAAATGACAAATATCCCTGGGCTATTTGCAGCTGGTGAGTGTGATTATTCACAGCACGGTGCAAACAGACTTGGTGCGAATTCACTTCTTTCGGCGATTTACGGTGGTATGGTTGCTGGACCAAAAGCAGTTGAGTATATGAATGGCTTAGAAAAATCAGCTGATTCAATGCCATCTTCTTTATATGAAAATGAAGTGAAGAAAGAACAAGATGCATACGATAGTATCTTAAAAATGGATGGAAAAGAGAATGCATACATCCTTCATAAAGAACTTGGTGAGTGGATGACAGATAACGTAACAGTGGTTCGTTATAATGATAAGCTGCTAAAAACGGATGAGAAGATTCAAGAGTTAATGGAACGATATAAAAACATTAACATTAACGATACAGCTAAATGGAGCAACCAAGGGGCATCGTTTACACGTCAATTAGATGGAATGTTAAGTTTAGCTCGTGTAATCACTCTTGGTGCTTACAATCGTAACGAAAGTCGTGGAGCTCACTACAAGCCAGATTTCCCAGAGCGTAACGATGAAGAATTCTTAAAAACAACGAAAGCGAAGTTTAACCCTACTACAAATAGTCCTGACTTTGAGTATGAAGAAGTAGATACATCGCTTATTGAGCCACGTAAGCGTGACTATTCACAAAAAAAGCAAGGAGCTGTTAAATCATGA
- a CDS encoding succinate dehydrogenase cytochrome b558 subunit has product MAGNREFFNRKLHSLLGVIPVGVFLIQHLVVNHFATRGASAFNQASHFMENLPFRYALEIFVIFIPLLYHAIYGIYIAFQAKNNTARYGFFRNWMFKIQRWTGVFLVIWITWHVWETRVQAALGADVNFDMMANIFSNPWMIAFYILGVVSATFHFANGLWSFAVSWGITVTPRSQQIATYVTLGVFFVLTFIGIRAILAFINPDLANI; this is encoded by the coding sequence ATGGCTGGTAATCGAGAGTTTTTTAATCGTAAGTTACATTCATTACTAGGTGTTATTCCTGTTGGGGTTTTCTTAATTCAACACTTAGTAGTCAATCATTTTGCAACGCGGGGAGCGAGTGCTTTTAACCAAGCATCTCATTTCATGGAAAATCTACCTTTCCGTTATGCACTTGAAATCTTTGTTATTTTTATTCCTTTGCTTTATCATGCAATCTACGGTATATATATTGCTTTTCAAGCGAAAAACAACACTGCAAGATACGGGTTCTTCCGTAACTGGATGTTTAAAATCCAACGTTGGACAGGTGTGTTTCTAGTAATCTGGATTACTTGGCACGTGTGGGAAACGAGAGTACAAGCTGCATTAGGTGCTGATGTAAACTTTGATATGATGGCAAACATCTTTAGTAATCCTTGGATGATCGCATTTTACATTTTGGGTGTTGTTTCAGCTACATTCCACTTTGCAAACGGTCTTTGGTCATTTGCCGTTTCATGGGGGATTACAGTAACACCACGTTCGCAACAAATTGCAACATATGTAACACTTGGGGTTTTCTTCGTATTAACATTTATCGGTATTAGAGCAATTCTAGCATTCATCAATCCAGACTTAGCAAACATTTAA
- a CDS encoding TrkH family potassium uptake protein, translated as MKSGLNQFLSPFRIIIISYVVAMVLFSFLLYLPISHQPGVDVSYKDALFTSVSAVSVTGLTVVNVPDTYSYLGIFFLALAIQLGGIGIMTMGTFVWMLFGRKINFAQRMLIMVDQNQNTFSGLVNLMRGILIVALIIELIGALILGTYFIRYFDTVGEAYYQGAFASLSAFTNAGFDVTGQSLIPFANDYYVQFVVILLIMAGAIGFPVLLELREYFLRKNSNFRFSLFTKITTTTYFAVFIIGVIGIWALEYGHYYVGLEWHQQLFYSIFNSATSRSGGLSTMDVSELSLATLLFVSALMIIGASPSSVGGGIRTTTVAVMFLTIRSFALGKEDVKVFGREIHPEDRQKAFIVLSVFLVMLFAAVTLIVAFEGRNDIPLIAIIFETASAFGTCGLSMGITSDLSFPSQVVLMALMFVGRVGLIAFLFSVRKRETKTHFKYPTERIIIG; from the coding sequence ATGAAATCAGGACTTAATCAATTTCTTTCTCCATTTCGAATCATTATCATTTCATATGTTGTGGCAATGGTATTATTTAGTTTTTTATTGTATTTGCCAATCTCTCATCAACCAGGTGTTGATGTCTCTTACAAGGATGCTTTGTTTACTTCGGTAAGTGCGGTGAGTGTAACTGGGCTGACCGTTGTGAATGTGCCAGATACATATAGCTATTTAGGGATCTTCTTCCTGGCATTAGCGATTCAATTAGGTGGCATTGGCATAATGACAATGGGAACCTTTGTATGGATGTTATTTGGACGAAAAATTAACTTTGCTCAACGAATGTTGATTATGGTTGACCAAAATCAAAATACATTTTCTGGTTTAGTTAACTTAATGCGAGGAATCTTAATTGTCGCTCTCATCATTGAGTTGATCGGAGCCCTTATATTAGGTACATACTTTATTCGTTATTTTGATACAGTGGGAGAGGCTTATTATCAAGGAGCCTTTGCTTCGTTAAGTGCTTTCACCAATGCTGGTTTTGACGTAACAGGACAGTCACTTATTCCATTCGCGAACGATTATTACGTGCAATTTGTTGTAATCTTGTTGATTATGGCTGGGGCAATTGGTTTTCCTGTATTGTTGGAGCTAAGAGAGTATTTTTTGAGAAAGAATTCTAATTTTCGTTTTAGTTTATTTACGAAAATTACAACTACAACTTATTTTGCTGTTTTTATTATTGGAGTTATAGGAATTTGGGCCTTGGAATATGGTCACTATTATGTAGGATTAGAATGGCATCAGCAATTATTTTATTCTATTTTTAATTCGGCGACTTCAAGAAGTGGCGGGTTATCGACAATGGACGTATCTGAATTAAGTTTAGCCACTTTATTGTTTGTTTCCGCTTTAATGATTATAGGGGCAAGTCCATCAAGTGTGGGTGGCGGTATTCGAACAACGACCGTTGCGGTTATGTTCTTAACGATACGGAGCTTTGCTTTAGGGAAAGAGGATGTGAAGGTGTTCGGACGAGAGATTCATCCAGAAGATCGACAAAAGGCCTTTATTGTCCTATCTGTGTTTCTTGTGATGCTGTTTGCTGCTGTCACGTTAATTGTCGCCTTCGAGGGCAGAAACGATATACCGTTAATTGCGATTATTTTTGAAACAGCATCGGCCTTCGGAACCTGTGGACTATCAATGGGAATAACGTCCGATTTATCTTTTCCGAGTCAAGTTGTTTTAATGGCACTAATGTTTGTTGGGAGGGTTGGACTTATTGCCTTCTTATTCTCTGTTCGAAAAAGAGAGACGAAAACGCATTTTAAATACCCGACAGAGAGAATTATTATTGGCTAA
- a CDS encoding YslB family protein, protein MDQLKENFGYELLRNDVLKDILGKEHDSILYWIGKSLARKYPINTIEELILFFDHANWGTLVREKEKKNIQIFQLTGPWMNKKDSRCYQLEAGFLAQQLESWHNCITGATYTFKKDTVTITVELDVKDSLK, encoded by the coding sequence ATGGACCAACTTAAAGAAAACTTCGGTTATGAATTGCTGCGAAACGACGTACTCAAAGATATTCTTGGTAAAGAGCATGATTCCATCCTTTATTGGATCGGAAAATCTTTAGCACGAAAATACCCAATAAATACAATAGAAGAACTAATCTTATTTTTCGACCATGCCAATTGGGGAACTTTAGTTAGAGAGAAAGAGAAAAAAAACATTCAAATTTTCCAACTAACTGGACCTTGGATGAACAAGAAAGACAGTCGATGCTACCAGCTAGAGGCTGGCTTCTTAGCCCAACAGCTTGAAAGCTGGCACAATTGCATTACAGGAGCTACATATACATTTAAAAAGGATACAGTAACTATAACGGTTGAACTTGATGTAAAAGACTCTCTAAAATAA
- a CDS encoding aspartate kinase gives MARIVQKYGGTSVGSVERIKHVASRIQKAQVEGNELVVVVSAMGKSTDGLVRLAGEITASPSKREMDMLLTTGEQVTISLLTMALHELGLEATSLTGWQAGMETEASHGNARISHINTDRIEEELSKGKVVIVAGFQGICGTEITTLGRGGSDTTAVALAAALKAERCDIYTDVTGVFTTDPRYVKQARKLHSISYDEMLEMANLGAGVLHPRAVEFAKNYDVPLMVASSMEEVEGTMIEEEVTMEQNLIVRGIAFENDVTKVTVKGLPNRLNTLSRLFSTLSEHKVNVDIIIQNQYDADHVNISFSITQSSLKETLAILQEAQEELQFTDIYFEEELAKVSIVGSGMVSNPGVAAKMFEVLAENEVFVKMVSTSEIKVSVVVDEADMVLAVEMLHAAFQLAEEVEEAEEVATLS, from the coding sequence ATGGCAAGAATTGTACAGAAGTATGGAGGAACATCAGTAGGTTCAGTAGAACGGATTAAGCATGTAGCGAGTAGAATTCAAAAAGCTCAAGTTGAAGGAAATGAATTAGTTGTCGTCGTTTCAGCGATGGGGAAATCAACGGATGGACTTGTTAGATTGGCTGGCGAAATTACAGCTTCTCCAAGCAAGCGAGAAATGGATATGCTGTTAACAACAGGTGAGCAAGTAACGATTTCTCTTTTAACAATGGCACTTCATGAATTAGGATTAGAGGCTACATCTTTAACAGGATGGCAAGCTGGAATGGAGACAGAAGCAAGCCATGGGAATGCACGAATTTCCCATATTAATACTGATCGGATCGAAGAAGAGCTTTCAAAAGGAAAGGTCGTTATTGTTGCTGGTTTCCAAGGGATTTGTGGAACGGAGATTACAACATTAGGTCGTGGAGGTTCTGATACGACAGCGGTTGCGTTAGCAGCTGCTTTGAAGGCGGAGCGTTGTGATATTTATACAGATGTAACAGGTGTATTTACAACGGACCCTCGTTATGTCAAGCAAGCACGTAAATTACATTCAATTTCTTATGATGAAATGCTTGAAATGGCTAATTTAGGAGCTGGTGTCTTACATCCGCGTGCGGTTGAATTTGCCAAAAATTATGATGTTCCATTAATGGTTGCATCTAGTATGGAAGAAGTAGAAGGAACAATGATCGAGGAGGAAGTAACGATGGAACAAAATTTAATTGTACGTGGTATCGCTTTTGAAAATGATGTAACAAAGGTAACGGTTAAAGGTTTGCCCAACCGTCTAAATACATTATCTAGATTATTTTCAACATTATCAGAGCATAAAGTAAACGTAGATATTATTATTCAAAACCAATATGATGCAGACCATGTTAATATTTCGTTTTCTATTACGCAAAGCTCATTAAAAGAAACGCTAGCAATTCTCCAAGAAGCTCAAGAAGAACTGCAGTTTACTGATATTTATTTTGAAGAAGAGTTAGCAAAAGTTTCTATTGTTGGTTCGGGGATGGTTTCAAACCCAGGGGTAGCAGCGAAAATGTTTGAAGTTTTAGCGGAAAATGAAGTCTTTGTTAAGATGGTGAGCACATCTGAGATCAAGGTGTCGGTTGTTGTGGACGAAGCAGATATGGTATTAGCAGTTGAAATGCTTCATGCTGCATTCCAACTTGCTGAAGAGGTTGAAGAGGCAGAAGAGGTTGCAACACTTTCATAA
- the uvrC gene encoding excinuclease ABC subunit UvrC — MSQLKEKLMFLPDQPGCYLMKDRQGTVIYVGKAKVLKNRVRSYFTGSHDGKTQRLVSEITDFEYIVTSSNIEALILEMNLIKKYDPKYNVMLKDDKSYPYLKITNEEHPRLITTRQVKTDGGKYFGPYPNAGAANETKKLLDRIYPLRKCRTLPDKVCLYYHIGQCLAPCVKEVTKEENQALVQEITKFLRSGQDEIKEQLTEKMMKAAEEMDFERAKEIRDTLQHMDTVMQKQKMMISDFVDRDVFGFSYDKGWMCVQVFFIRQGKLIERDVSIFPFYQEAPEDLLTFIGQFYMKKEHLKPAEILLPEEVDKELVEQLIKVKTHHPKRGKKKELVDLANQNAQVALKEKFSLIERDEERTIKAIERLGEAMGISTPYRIEAFDNSNIQGTDPVSAMVSFVDGKPSRKDYRKYKIKTVEGPDDYGSMREVIRRRYVRLLKESLPLPDLIVIDGGKGQIAVAQEVIVDELGLTIPVCGLAKDEKHRTSQLLMGDPPIMVPLKRDSHEFYLLQRIQDEVHRFAITFHRQTRSKTFFKSALDDIAGVGEKRKRQLLKHFGSLKKMKEATVEDLRQLSIPTKVAEAIVETLQKNSDS, encoded by the coding sequence ATGAGTCAATTGAAAGAAAAACTTATGTTTCTGCCAGATCAACCAGGCTGTTACTTGATGAAGGATCGTCAAGGGACAGTGATATATGTCGGAAAAGCAAAAGTGTTAAAAAATCGTGTTCGGTCTTATTTTACAGGTTCTCATGACGGGAAAACACAGCGTCTCGTCAGTGAGATTACTGATTTTGAATATATTGTCACATCTTCTAATATTGAAGCGCTCATATTGGAGATGAATTTAATTAAAAAGTACGACCCTAAATACAATGTCATGTTAAAGGATGATAAGTCGTATCCTTATTTAAAAATTACAAATGAAGAACATCCAAGATTAATTACAACACGGCAAGTAAAAACAGATGGTGGAAAATATTTTGGTCCATATCCGAATGCGGGTGCGGCAAATGAAACAAAGAAGCTGCTAGATCGTATTTACCCTTTACGGAAGTGTAGGACTTTACCTGATAAGGTGTGCCTTTATTACCATATTGGTCAATGTCTTGCTCCTTGTGTGAAGGAAGTAACCAAAGAAGAAAATCAAGCTCTCGTTCAGGAAATCACCAAATTTCTACGCTCTGGTCAAGATGAAATCAAAGAGCAGTTAACAGAGAAAATGATGAAAGCTGCTGAAGAAATGGACTTTGAACGAGCAAAAGAAATTAGAGATACATTGCAGCATATGGATACCGTTATGCAAAAGCAAAAGATGATGATCAGCGACTTTGTCGATCGTGATGTTTTCGGTTTTTCTTATGATAAAGGATGGATGTGTGTACAAGTCTTCTTTATTCGCCAAGGTAAACTGATTGAAAGAGATGTATCAATCTTTCCTTTTTATCAAGAAGCACCTGAAGATTTATTAACATTTATCGGCCAGTTTTACATGAAGAAAGAACATTTAAAACCAGCTGAAATCCTGTTGCCTGAAGAGGTTGATAAAGAGTTAGTCGAACAATTGATCAAAGTGAAAACTCACCATCCTAAACGAGGAAAGAAAAAGGAGTTAGTTGACCTTGCTAATCAAAATGCACAAGTCGCACTAAAGGAAAAGTTCTCATTAATTGAACGGGATGAAGAACGAACGATAAAAGCAATTGAGCGACTTGGAGAAGCAATGGGGATTTCAACGCCATACCGAATTGAGGCATTTGATAACTCCAATATTCAAGGAACGGATCCTGTGTCGGCTATGGTATCGTTTGTTGATGGTAAGCCTAGCAGGAAAGATTATCGGAAATATAAAATCAAAACGGTTGAAGGACCTGATGACTATGGCTCCATGCGGGAAGTCATTCGTAGAAGATATGTGAGGTTGTTAAAAGAATCACTACCATTACCAGATTTAATTGTCATTGATGGTGGAAAAGGTCAAATTGCTGTTGCTCAGGAAGTCATTGTTGATGAACTTGGACTAACAATACCAGTATGTGGACTTGCAAAAGATGAAAAGCATAGAACATCTCAATTGTTAATGGGAGATCCACCAATAATGGTTCCTCTTAAAAGAGATAGTCATGAATTTTATCTACTGCAAAGAATTCAAGATGAAGTTCACCGCTTTGCGATTACGTTTCATCGACAAACTCGTTCAAAAACGTTTTTTAAATCAGCACTTGATGACATAGCAGGAGTGGGAGAAAAACGAAAGCGTCAATTGCTCAAACATTTCGGCTCTTTAAAGAAAATGAAAGAAGCAACGGTTGAAGACTTGAGACAATTATCAATCCCGACTAAAGTGGCAGAGGCAATCGTTGAAACGTTACAAAAAAATAGTGATTCTTAG
- the trxA gene encoding thioredoxin: MAIVNVTDQTFASETSEGVVLADFWAPWCGPCKMIAPVLEELDAEMGDKVKIAKIDVDENQETAGKYSVMSIPTLLVFKDGNVVDQVVGFQPKEALAELLNKHL, from the coding sequence ATGGCAATTGTAAATGTAACAGATCAAACATTCGCTTCTGAAACAAGCGAAGGAGTTGTTTTAGCAGACTTTTGGGCACCTTGGTGTGGACCTTGTAAAATGATTGCACCAGTTCTTGAAGAACTTGACGCTGAGATGGGCGATAAAGTAAAAATTGCTAAAATCGATGTTGATGAAAACCAAGAGACAGCAGGAAAATACAGTGTAATGAGTATTCCAACACTTCTTGTATTTAAAGATGGAAATGTTGTTGATCAAGTAGTTGGTTTTCAACCAAAAGAAGCTTTAGCAGAATTATTAAATAAGCATCTATAA
- a CDS encoding electron transfer flavoprotein subunit alpha/FixB family protein encodes MAKKVLVIGEVRDGELRNVSFEAVAAGKMVANGGEVVGVLLGENVSGLAESLIQYGADRVVTVNHADLKTYTTDAYQQALLQVFDVESPEGVVLGHTAMGKDVSPRLAMKLNAGLVSDAVAVEMDGGEPVFTRPIYSGKAFEKKKINEGVVFATIRPNNIAAFEQDTKRTGDVSTITVDIKDLRTTIRDVVKKATGGVDLSEANVIVAGGRGVKSADGFKPLQDLADLLGGAVGASRGACDAEYCDYGLQIGQTGKVVTPDLYFAIGISGAIQHLAGMSNSKVIVAINKDPEAPIFEVADYGIVGDLFEIVPLLTEELRNVLVSN; translated from the coding sequence ATGGCGAAGAAAGTTCTAGTTATCGGGGAAGTACGAGATGGTGAATTACGAAATGTATCATTTGAAGCGGTCGCTGCAGGTAAAATGGTTGCCAATGGTGGAGAAGTCGTGGGTGTTCTGTTAGGTGAAAATGTAAGCGGTTTAGCAGAGTCGCTAATCCAATATGGGGCTGATCGAGTCGTAACAGTCAACCACGCTGATTTAAAAACATATACAACAGATGCCTATCAACAAGCGTTGTTACAAGTGTTTGATGTAGAAAGCCCTGAAGGTGTTGTGCTAGGTCATACAGCCATGGGGAAAGATGTTTCTCCGCGCCTTGCAATGAAATTAAATGCAGGCCTAGTCTCAGATGCAGTAGCGGTTGAAATGGACGGGGGAGAACCGGTTTTTACTCGTCCAATTTATTCAGGGAAAGCATTTGAGAAAAAGAAAATTAATGAAGGTGTAGTATTCGCTACTATTCGTCCTAATAACATTGCAGCATTTGAACAAGATACAAAGAGAACAGGAGATGTATCAACCATTACGGTAGATATCAAAGACTTACGTACAACAATCCGCGATGTTGTTAAAAAAGCGACCGGTGGAGTTGACCTTTCTGAAGCAAATGTAATTGTAGCTGGAGGCCGGGGCGTGAAAAGTGCGGATGGCTTTAAGCCATTACAAGACCTTGCTGATTTACTTGGTGGCGCAGTAGGTGCTTCCCGTGGAGCGTGTGACGCTGAGTATTGCGATTATGGACTTCAAATCGGTCAAACGGGTAAAGTGGTAACTCCTGATCTTTATTTTGCAATTGGAATTTCTGGAGCCATTCAGCACTTAGCAGGGATGTCGAATTCTAAAGTGATCGTTGCCATTAACAAAGATCCAGAAGCGCCAATTTTTGAAGTGGCTGATTACGGAATTGTCGGCGATCTTTTTGAAATTGTCCCACTTTTAACAGAAGAATTAAGAAATGTGCTCGTGTCTAATTAG